In Rhodamnia argentea isolate NSW1041297 chromosome 4, ASM2092103v1, whole genome shotgun sequence, the following proteins share a genomic window:
- the LOC115749195 gene encoding uncharacterized protein LOC115749195 isoform X1 yields the protein MPGTIQISVLDIVNLPSQSPPSSMSIKVTMGKKEYQIGDDGDFSIPLTTLRENLVVRLLDKDGNEVSRTGVETKLAVEKGLWDDFFPFEGGGEVHLKIRFTLSDEEQNRIRMMRLSALKKKHGELLNPTSKVAGSASAARSKVATEGNLQISGSLGHPQVGFEKIKAEMAQGAAVPDSSEEADAKSGICKLTRPSQKQIIPVKDHTSHTDRSEDTSPSTPCRRIDTSPTGVSSKKIFKKIENQSSYNAVLAARLKEEKDSLFPHLTSTSSTVKTSLVFPGLEKGVTCNTEAQDPLERTPSNVRKVISVFESSLAQDMQPCIKAPPAETEPSTSRTEDFANHQFKKIKTDSKGAEPIPQKVHSPFLNEESQQAASRSETGAGPTRPLHVTKSSHDTGRSNITATENQPDSSHDWSSEQHESRGNVVGRSGKAIDSVDSQKIKFRRAPNDKVKSMSCCQRDHDAFERSGPSGAWIFPYEPSNLCITSGGKQATHLMGCCSIETSTLRGKIRMSMPENAGEHTKGRRNENEAKKDQTNSYRKTRPKTDNSTDVDSSGGPIGQVMKVAIMVGFGALVLLTRQRKDR from the exons TCCTGGATATTGTGAATCTTCCCTCTCAATCACCTCCTTCTTCCATGTCCATCAAAG TAACAATGGGGAAAAAGGAGTATCAGATTGGTGATGATGGCGATTTCTCAAT TCCATTAACTACCCTCCGCGAGAATTTGGTTGTGAGACTACTAGACAAGGATGGGAACGAGGTGTCTCGAACAG GTGTTGAGACCAAATTGGCTGTTGAGAAAGGCCTTTGGGATGATTTCTTCCCTTTTGAAGGCGGTGGGGAAGTGCATTTGAAGATCCGGTTCACCCTCAGCGATGAAGAGCAGAATCGAATACGAATGATG AGACTATCTGCACTAAAGAAGAAGCACGGTGAACTTCTCAACCCCACTTCTAAAGTTGCCGGGAGTGCTTCAGCTGCTCGGAGTAAAGTTGCCACTGAAGGGAATTTACAAATTTCAG GATCACTTGGACACCCTCAAGTTggatttgagaagatcaaagcAGAAATGGCACAAGGCGCTGCAGTACCAGATTCTTCTGAAGAAGCTGATGCAAAATCTGGAATTTGTAAACTGACTCGGCCTAGTCAGAAGCAAATAATCCCAGTCAAGGATCATACAAGT CATACAGATAGAAGTGAAGATACTTCACCAAGTACTCCATGTCGGAGGATTGATACAAGCCCAACTGGAGTTAGCtcgaagaaaattttcaaaaagattgaGAACCAGTCATCATATAATGCTGTTCTTGCAGCAcgtttgaaagaagaaaaagattctTTGTTTCCTCACTTGACGTCAACCTCCTCCACTGTGAAAACCTCTTTGGTCTTTCCTGGACTTGAGAAAGGCGTCACTTGCAATACGGAGGCACAAGATCCTCTCGAGAGGACTCCAAGCAATGTAAGGAAAGTCATAAGTGTGTTTGAAAGTAGTCTAGCTCAG GATATGCAACCTTGTATAAAAGCACCACCGGCTGAAACAGAACCGAGCACGTCCAGAACGGAAGATTTTGCTAaccatcaatttaaaaaaattaagacagaTAGTAAAGGAGCTGAGCCGATTCCGCAGAAGGTCCATAGTCCTTTTCTTAATGAAGAGTCGCAGCAAGCTGCATCTCGAAGTGAAACAGGAGCTGGTCCAACTAGACCACTGCACGTTACTAAATCTTCTCATGACACTGGGCGCTCGAATATAACAGCGACGGAGAATCAACCAGATAGTTCACATGATTGGTCTTCGGAGCAACATGAATCTAGGGGCAATGTGGTTGGAAGGAGTGGAAAAGCAATAGATTCCGtagattcacaaaaaataaaatttcgaagAGCTCCGAACGATAAAGTGAAGTCAATGAGTTGCTGCCAAAGGGACCATGATGCATTTGAGAGGTCAGGACCGTCAGGTGCGTGGATATTTCCTTACGAACCCAGTAACCTTTGTATTACTTCGGGAGGGAAACAGGCAACGCATCTGATGGGATGCTGCAGTATCGAAACGAGTACATTGAGGGGGAAAATTAGGATGTCGATGCCTGAAAATGCTGGAGAG CATACAAAGGGGAGAAGAAACGAAAACGAGGCGAAGAAAGACCAGACGAATTCTTACAGGAAGACGAGACCAAAAACCGACAATTCAACAGATGTCGATTCTTCTGGAGGACCGATCGGGCAG GTGATGAAAGTTGCAATTATGGTAGGATTTGGGGCTCTTGTTCTGCTCACCAGGCAAAGAAAAGACAG GTAA
- the LOC115749195 gene encoding uncharacterized protein LOC115749195 isoform X2 yields the protein MPGTIQISVLDIVNLPSQSPPSSMSIKVTMGKKEYQIGDDGDFSIPLTTLRENLVVRLLDKDGNEVSRTGVETKLAVEKGLWDDFFPFEGGGEVHLKIRFTLSDEEQNRIRMMRLSALKKKHGELLNPTSKVAGSASAARSKVATEGNLQISGSLGHPQVGFEKIKAEMAQGAAVPDSSEEADAKSGICKLTRPSQKQIIPVKDHTSHTDRSEDTSPSTPCRRIDTSPTGVSSKKIFKKIENQSSYNAVLAARLKEEKDSLFPHLTSTSSTVKTSLVFPGLEKGVTCNTEAQDPLERTPSNVRKVISVFESSLAQDMQPCIKAPPAETEPSTSRTEDFANHQFKKIKTDSKGAEPIPQKVHSPFLNEESQQAASRSETGAGPTRPLHVTKSSHDTGRSNITATENQPDSSHDWSSEQHESRGNVVGRSGKAIDSVDSQKIKFRRAPNDKVKSMSCCQRDHDAFERSGPSGAWIFPYEPSNLCITSGGKQATHLMGCCSIETSTLRGKIRMSMPENAGEGRRNENEAKKDQTNSYRKTRPKTDNSTDVDSSGGPIGQVMKVAIMVGFGALVLLTRQRKDR from the exons TCCTGGATATTGTGAATCTTCCCTCTCAATCACCTCCTTCTTCCATGTCCATCAAAG TAACAATGGGGAAAAAGGAGTATCAGATTGGTGATGATGGCGATTTCTCAAT TCCATTAACTACCCTCCGCGAGAATTTGGTTGTGAGACTACTAGACAAGGATGGGAACGAGGTGTCTCGAACAG GTGTTGAGACCAAATTGGCTGTTGAGAAAGGCCTTTGGGATGATTTCTTCCCTTTTGAAGGCGGTGGGGAAGTGCATTTGAAGATCCGGTTCACCCTCAGCGATGAAGAGCAGAATCGAATACGAATGATG AGACTATCTGCACTAAAGAAGAAGCACGGTGAACTTCTCAACCCCACTTCTAAAGTTGCCGGGAGTGCTTCAGCTGCTCGGAGTAAAGTTGCCACTGAAGGGAATTTACAAATTTCAG GATCACTTGGACACCCTCAAGTTggatttgagaagatcaaagcAGAAATGGCACAAGGCGCTGCAGTACCAGATTCTTCTGAAGAAGCTGATGCAAAATCTGGAATTTGTAAACTGACTCGGCCTAGTCAGAAGCAAATAATCCCAGTCAAGGATCATACAAGT CATACAGATAGAAGTGAAGATACTTCACCAAGTACTCCATGTCGGAGGATTGATACAAGCCCAACTGGAGTTAGCtcgaagaaaattttcaaaaagattgaGAACCAGTCATCATATAATGCTGTTCTTGCAGCAcgtttgaaagaagaaaaagattctTTGTTTCCTCACTTGACGTCAACCTCCTCCACTGTGAAAACCTCTTTGGTCTTTCCTGGACTTGAGAAAGGCGTCACTTGCAATACGGAGGCACAAGATCCTCTCGAGAGGACTCCAAGCAATGTAAGGAAAGTCATAAGTGTGTTTGAAAGTAGTCTAGCTCAG GATATGCAACCTTGTATAAAAGCACCACCGGCTGAAACAGAACCGAGCACGTCCAGAACGGAAGATTTTGCTAaccatcaatttaaaaaaattaagacagaTAGTAAAGGAGCTGAGCCGATTCCGCAGAAGGTCCATAGTCCTTTTCTTAATGAAGAGTCGCAGCAAGCTGCATCTCGAAGTGAAACAGGAGCTGGTCCAACTAGACCACTGCACGTTACTAAATCTTCTCATGACACTGGGCGCTCGAATATAACAGCGACGGAGAATCAACCAGATAGTTCACATGATTGGTCTTCGGAGCAACATGAATCTAGGGGCAATGTGGTTGGAAGGAGTGGAAAAGCAATAGATTCCGtagattcacaaaaaataaaatttcgaagAGCTCCGAACGATAAAGTGAAGTCAATGAGTTGCTGCCAAAGGGACCATGATGCATTTGAGAGGTCAGGACCGTCAGGTGCGTGGATATTTCCTTACGAACCCAGTAACCTTTGTATTACTTCGGGAGGGAAACAGGCAACGCATCTGATGGGATGCTGCAGTATCGAAACGAGTACATTGAGGGGGAAAATTAGGATGTCGATGCCTGAAAATGCTGGAGAG GGGAGAAGAAACGAAAACGAGGCGAAGAAAGACCAGACGAATTCTTACAGGAAGACGAGACCAAAAACCGACAATTCAACAGATGTCGATTCTTCTGGAGGACCGATCGGGCAG GTGATGAAAGTTGCAATTATGGTAGGATTTGGGGCTCTTGTTCTGCTCACCAGGCAAAGAAAAGACAG GTAA
- the LOC115749195 gene encoding uncharacterized protein LOC115749195 isoform X3, with translation MPGTIQISVLDIVNLPSQSPPSSMSIKVTMGKKEYQIGDDGDFSIPLTTLRENLVVRLLDKDGNEVSRTGVETKLAVEKGLWDDFFPFEGGGEVHLKIRFTLSDEEQNRIRMMRLSALKKKHGELLNPTSKVAGSASAARSKVATEGNLQISGSLGHPQVGFEKIKAEMAQGAAVPDSSEEADAKSGICKLTRPSQKQIIPVKDHTSHTDRSEDTSPSTPCRRIDTSPTGVSSKKIFKKIENQSSYNAVLAARLKEEKDSLFPHLTSTSSTVKTSLVFPGLEKGVTCNTEAQDPLERTPSNVRKVISVFESSLAQDMQPCIKAPPAETEPSTSRTEDFANHQFKKIKTDSKGAEPIPQKVHSPFLNEESQQAASRSETGAGPTRPLHVTKSSHDTGRSNITATENQPDSSHDWSSEQHESRGNVVGRSGKAIDSVDSQKIKFRRAPNDKVKSMSCCQRDHDAFERSGPSGAWIFPYEPSNLCITSGGKQATHLMGCCSIETSTLRGKIRMSMPENAGEHTKGRRNENEAKKDQTNSYRKTRPKTDNSTDVDSSGGPIGQVTLHGGEAAIGGNITCSS, from the exons TCCTGGATATTGTGAATCTTCCCTCTCAATCACCTCCTTCTTCCATGTCCATCAAAG TAACAATGGGGAAAAAGGAGTATCAGATTGGTGATGATGGCGATTTCTCAAT TCCATTAACTACCCTCCGCGAGAATTTGGTTGTGAGACTACTAGACAAGGATGGGAACGAGGTGTCTCGAACAG GTGTTGAGACCAAATTGGCTGTTGAGAAAGGCCTTTGGGATGATTTCTTCCCTTTTGAAGGCGGTGGGGAAGTGCATTTGAAGATCCGGTTCACCCTCAGCGATGAAGAGCAGAATCGAATACGAATGATG AGACTATCTGCACTAAAGAAGAAGCACGGTGAACTTCTCAACCCCACTTCTAAAGTTGCCGGGAGTGCTTCAGCTGCTCGGAGTAAAGTTGCCACTGAAGGGAATTTACAAATTTCAG GATCACTTGGACACCCTCAAGTTggatttgagaagatcaaagcAGAAATGGCACAAGGCGCTGCAGTACCAGATTCTTCTGAAGAAGCTGATGCAAAATCTGGAATTTGTAAACTGACTCGGCCTAGTCAGAAGCAAATAATCCCAGTCAAGGATCATACAAGT CATACAGATAGAAGTGAAGATACTTCACCAAGTACTCCATGTCGGAGGATTGATACAAGCCCAACTGGAGTTAGCtcgaagaaaattttcaaaaagattgaGAACCAGTCATCATATAATGCTGTTCTTGCAGCAcgtttgaaagaagaaaaagattctTTGTTTCCTCACTTGACGTCAACCTCCTCCACTGTGAAAACCTCTTTGGTCTTTCCTGGACTTGAGAAAGGCGTCACTTGCAATACGGAGGCACAAGATCCTCTCGAGAGGACTCCAAGCAATGTAAGGAAAGTCATAAGTGTGTTTGAAAGTAGTCTAGCTCAG GATATGCAACCTTGTATAAAAGCACCACCGGCTGAAACAGAACCGAGCACGTCCAGAACGGAAGATTTTGCTAaccatcaatttaaaaaaattaagacagaTAGTAAAGGAGCTGAGCCGATTCCGCAGAAGGTCCATAGTCCTTTTCTTAATGAAGAGTCGCAGCAAGCTGCATCTCGAAGTGAAACAGGAGCTGGTCCAACTAGACCACTGCACGTTACTAAATCTTCTCATGACACTGGGCGCTCGAATATAACAGCGACGGAGAATCAACCAGATAGTTCACATGATTGGTCTTCGGAGCAACATGAATCTAGGGGCAATGTGGTTGGAAGGAGTGGAAAAGCAATAGATTCCGtagattcacaaaaaataaaatttcgaagAGCTCCGAACGATAAAGTGAAGTCAATGAGTTGCTGCCAAAGGGACCATGATGCATTTGAGAGGTCAGGACCGTCAGGTGCGTGGATATTTCCTTACGAACCCAGTAACCTTTGTATTACTTCGGGAGGGAAACAGGCAACGCATCTGATGGGATGCTGCAGTATCGAAACGAGTACATTGAGGGGGAAAATTAGGATGTCGATGCCTGAAAATGCTGGAGAG CATACAAAGGGGAGAAGAAACGAAAACGAGGCGAAGAAAGACCAGACGAATTCTTACAGGAAGACGAGACCAAAAACCGACAATTCAACAGATGTCGATTCTTCTGGAGGACCGATCGGGCAG GTAACATTGCATGGTGGTGAAGCAGCCATTGGAGGAAACATCACATGCTCGAGCTAG
- the LOC115749195 gene encoding uncharacterized protein LOC115749195 isoform X6 → MPGTIQISVLDIVNLPSQSPPSSMSIKVTMGKKEYQIGDDGDFSIPLTTLRENLVVRLLDKDGNEVSRTGVETKLAVEKGLWDDFFPFEGGGEVHLKIRFTLSDEEQNRIRMMRLSALKKKHGELLNPTSKVAGSASAARSKVATEGNLQISGSLGHPQVGFEKIKAEMAQGAAVPDSSEEADAKSGICKLTRPSQKQIIPVKDHTSHTDRSEDTSPSTPCRRIDTSPTGVSSKKIFKKIENQSSYNAVLAARLKEEKDSLFPHLTSTSSTVKTSLVFPGLEKGVTCNTEAQDPLERTPSNVRKVISVFESSLAQDMQPCIKAPPAETEPSTSRTEDFANHQFKKIKTDSKGAEPIPQKVHSPFLNEESQQAASRSETGAGPTRPLHVTKSSHDTGRSNITATENQPDSSHDWSSEQHESRGNVVGRSGKAIDSVDSQKIKFRRAPNDKVKSMSCCQRDHDAFERSGPSGAWIFPYEPSNLCITSGGKQATHLMGCCSIETSTLRGKIRMSMPENAGEVQTC, encoded by the exons TCCTGGATATTGTGAATCTTCCCTCTCAATCACCTCCTTCTTCCATGTCCATCAAAG TAACAATGGGGAAAAAGGAGTATCAGATTGGTGATGATGGCGATTTCTCAAT TCCATTAACTACCCTCCGCGAGAATTTGGTTGTGAGACTACTAGACAAGGATGGGAACGAGGTGTCTCGAACAG GTGTTGAGACCAAATTGGCTGTTGAGAAAGGCCTTTGGGATGATTTCTTCCCTTTTGAAGGCGGTGGGGAAGTGCATTTGAAGATCCGGTTCACCCTCAGCGATGAAGAGCAGAATCGAATACGAATGATG AGACTATCTGCACTAAAGAAGAAGCACGGTGAACTTCTCAACCCCACTTCTAAAGTTGCCGGGAGTGCTTCAGCTGCTCGGAGTAAAGTTGCCACTGAAGGGAATTTACAAATTTCAG GATCACTTGGACACCCTCAAGTTggatttgagaagatcaaagcAGAAATGGCACAAGGCGCTGCAGTACCAGATTCTTCTGAAGAAGCTGATGCAAAATCTGGAATTTGTAAACTGACTCGGCCTAGTCAGAAGCAAATAATCCCAGTCAAGGATCATACAAGT CATACAGATAGAAGTGAAGATACTTCACCAAGTACTCCATGTCGGAGGATTGATACAAGCCCAACTGGAGTTAGCtcgaagaaaattttcaaaaagattgaGAACCAGTCATCATATAATGCTGTTCTTGCAGCAcgtttgaaagaagaaaaagattctTTGTTTCCTCACTTGACGTCAACCTCCTCCACTGTGAAAACCTCTTTGGTCTTTCCTGGACTTGAGAAAGGCGTCACTTGCAATACGGAGGCACAAGATCCTCTCGAGAGGACTCCAAGCAATGTAAGGAAAGTCATAAGTGTGTTTGAAAGTAGTCTAGCTCAG GATATGCAACCTTGTATAAAAGCACCACCGGCTGAAACAGAACCGAGCACGTCCAGAACGGAAGATTTTGCTAaccatcaatttaaaaaaattaagacagaTAGTAAAGGAGCTGAGCCGATTCCGCAGAAGGTCCATAGTCCTTTTCTTAATGAAGAGTCGCAGCAAGCTGCATCTCGAAGTGAAACAGGAGCTGGTCCAACTAGACCACTGCACGTTACTAAATCTTCTCATGACACTGGGCGCTCGAATATAACAGCGACGGAGAATCAACCAGATAGTTCACATGATTGGTCTTCGGAGCAACATGAATCTAGGGGCAATGTGGTTGGAAGGAGTGGAAAAGCAATAGATTCCGtagattcacaaaaaataaaatttcgaagAGCTCCGAACGATAAAGTGAAGTCAATGAGTTGCTGCCAAAGGGACCATGATGCATTTGAGAGGTCAGGACCGTCAGGTGCGTGGATATTTCCTTACGAACCCAGTAACCTTTGTATTACTTCGGGAGGGAAACAGGCAACGCATCTGATGGGATGCTGCAGTATCGAAACGAGTACATTGAGGGGGAAAATTAGGATGTCGATGCCTGAAAATGCTGGAGAG GTTCAAACCTGTTAG
- the LOC115749195 gene encoding uncharacterized protein LOC115749195 isoform X4 yields MPGTIQISVLDIVNLPSQSPPSSMSIKVTMGKKEYQIGDDGDFSIPLTTLRENLVVRLLDKDGNEVSRTGVETKLAVEKGLWDDFFPFEGGGEVHLKIRFTLSDEEQNRIRMMRLSALKKKHGELLNPTSKVAGSASAARSKVATEGNLQISGSLGHPQVGFEKIKAEMAQGAAVPDSSEEADAKSGICKLTRPSQKQIIPVKDHTSHTDRSEDTSPSTPCRRIDTSPTGVSSKKIFKKIENQSSYNAVLAARLKEEKDSLFPHLTSTSSTVKTSLVFPGLEKGVTCNTEAQDPLERTPSNDMQPCIKAPPAETEPSTSRTEDFANHQFKKIKTDSKGAEPIPQKVHSPFLNEESQQAASRSETGAGPTRPLHVTKSSHDTGRSNITATENQPDSSHDWSSEQHESRGNVVGRSGKAIDSVDSQKIKFRRAPNDKVKSMSCCQRDHDAFERSGPSGAWIFPYEPSNLCITSGGKQATHLMGCCSIETSTLRGKIRMSMPENAGEHTKGRRNENEAKKDQTNSYRKTRPKTDNSTDVDSSGGPIGQVMKVAIMVGFGALVLLTRQRKDR; encoded by the exons TCCTGGATATTGTGAATCTTCCCTCTCAATCACCTCCTTCTTCCATGTCCATCAAAG TAACAATGGGGAAAAAGGAGTATCAGATTGGTGATGATGGCGATTTCTCAAT TCCATTAACTACCCTCCGCGAGAATTTGGTTGTGAGACTACTAGACAAGGATGGGAACGAGGTGTCTCGAACAG GTGTTGAGACCAAATTGGCTGTTGAGAAAGGCCTTTGGGATGATTTCTTCCCTTTTGAAGGCGGTGGGGAAGTGCATTTGAAGATCCGGTTCACCCTCAGCGATGAAGAGCAGAATCGAATACGAATGATG AGACTATCTGCACTAAAGAAGAAGCACGGTGAACTTCTCAACCCCACTTCTAAAGTTGCCGGGAGTGCTTCAGCTGCTCGGAGTAAAGTTGCCACTGAAGGGAATTTACAAATTTCAG GATCACTTGGACACCCTCAAGTTggatttgagaagatcaaagcAGAAATGGCACAAGGCGCTGCAGTACCAGATTCTTCTGAAGAAGCTGATGCAAAATCTGGAATTTGTAAACTGACTCGGCCTAGTCAGAAGCAAATAATCCCAGTCAAGGATCATACAAGT CATACAGATAGAAGTGAAGATACTTCACCAAGTACTCCATGTCGGAGGATTGATACAAGCCCAACTGGAGTTAGCtcgaagaaaattttcaaaaagattgaGAACCAGTCATCATATAATGCTGTTCTTGCAGCAcgtttgaaagaagaaaaagattctTTGTTTCCTCACTTGACGTCAACCTCCTCCACTGTGAAAACCTCTTTGGTCTTTCCTGGACTTGAGAAAGGCGTCACTTGCAATACGGAGGCACAAGATCCTCTCGAGAGGACTCCAAGCAAT GATATGCAACCTTGTATAAAAGCACCACCGGCTGAAACAGAACCGAGCACGTCCAGAACGGAAGATTTTGCTAaccatcaatttaaaaaaattaagacagaTAGTAAAGGAGCTGAGCCGATTCCGCAGAAGGTCCATAGTCCTTTTCTTAATGAAGAGTCGCAGCAAGCTGCATCTCGAAGTGAAACAGGAGCTGGTCCAACTAGACCACTGCACGTTACTAAATCTTCTCATGACACTGGGCGCTCGAATATAACAGCGACGGAGAATCAACCAGATAGTTCACATGATTGGTCTTCGGAGCAACATGAATCTAGGGGCAATGTGGTTGGAAGGAGTGGAAAAGCAATAGATTCCGtagattcacaaaaaataaaatttcgaagAGCTCCGAACGATAAAGTGAAGTCAATGAGTTGCTGCCAAAGGGACCATGATGCATTTGAGAGGTCAGGACCGTCAGGTGCGTGGATATTTCCTTACGAACCCAGTAACCTTTGTATTACTTCGGGAGGGAAACAGGCAACGCATCTGATGGGATGCTGCAGTATCGAAACGAGTACATTGAGGGGGAAAATTAGGATGTCGATGCCTGAAAATGCTGGAGAG CATACAAAGGGGAGAAGAAACGAAAACGAGGCGAAGAAAGACCAGACGAATTCTTACAGGAAGACGAGACCAAAAACCGACAATTCAACAGATGTCGATTCTTCTGGAGGACCGATCGGGCAG GTGATGAAAGTTGCAATTATGGTAGGATTTGGGGCTCTTGTTCTGCTCACCAGGCAAAGAAAAGACAG GTAA
- the LOC115749195 gene encoding uncharacterized protein LOC115749195 isoform X5, producing MPGTIQISVLDIVNLPSQSPPSSMSIKVTMGKKEYQIGDDGDFSIPLTTLRENLVVRLLDKDGNEVSRTGVETKLAVEKGLWDDFFPFEGGGEVHLKIRFTLSDEEQNRIRMMRLSALKKKHGELLNPTSKVAGSASAARSKVATEGNLQISGSLGHPQVGFEKIKAEMAQGAAVPDSSEEADAKSGICKLTRPSQKQIIPVKDHTSHTDRSEDTSPSTPCRRIDTSPTGVSSKKIFKKIENQSSYNAVLAARLKEEKDSLFPHLTSTSSTVKTSLVFPGLEKGVTCNTEAQDPLERTPSNVRKVISVFESSLAQDMQPCIKAPPAETEPSTSRTEDFANHQFKKIKTDSKGAEPIPQKVHSPFLNEESQQAASRSETGAGPTRPLHVTKSSHDTGRSNITATENQPDSSHDWSSEQHESRGNVVGRSGKAIDSVDSQKIKFRRAPNDKVKSMSCCQRDHDAFERSGPSGAWIFPYEPSNLCITSGGKQATHLMGCCSIETSTLRGKIRMSMPENAGEDNIVKSRKNKSFSVGVCVRGCIS from the exons TCCTGGATATTGTGAATCTTCCCTCTCAATCACCTCCTTCTTCCATGTCCATCAAAG TAACAATGGGGAAAAAGGAGTATCAGATTGGTGATGATGGCGATTTCTCAAT TCCATTAACTACCCTCCGCGAGAATTTGGTTGTGAGACTACTAGACAAGGATGGGAACGAGGTGTCTCGAACAG GTGTTGAGACCAAATTGGCTGTTGAGAAAGGCCTTTGGGATGATTTCTTCCCTTTTGAAGGCGGTGGGGAAGTGCATTTGAAGATCCGGTTCACCCTCAGCGATGAAGAGCAGAATCGAATACGAATGATG AGACTATCTGCACTAAAGAAGAAGCACGGTGAACTTCTCAACCCCACTTCTAAAGTTGCCGGGAGTGCTTCAGCTGCTCGGAGTAAAGTTGCCACTGAAGGGAATTTACAAATTTCAG GATCACTTGGACACCCTCAAGTTggatttgagaagatcaaagcAGAAATGGCACAAGGCGCTGCAGTACCAGATTCTTCTGAAGAAGCTGATGCAAAATCTGGAATTTGTAAACTGACTCGGCCTAGTCAGAAGCAAATAATCCCAGTCAAGGATCATACAAGT CATACAGATAGAAGTGAAGATACTTCACCAAGTACTCCATGTCGGAGGATTGATACAAGCCCAACTGGAGTTAGCtcgaagaaaattttcaaaaagattgaGAACCAGTCATCATATAATGCTGTTCTTGCAGCAcgtttgaaagaagaaaaagattctTTGTTTCCTCACTTGACGTCAACCTCCTCCACTGTGAAAACCTCTTTGGTCTTTCCTGGACTTGAGAAAGGCGTCACTTGCAATACGGAGGCACAAGATCCTCTCGAGAGGACTCCAAGCAATGTAAGGAAAGTCATAAGTGTGTTTGAAAGTAGTCTAGCTCAG GATATGCAACCTTGTATAAAAGCACCACCGGCTGAAACAGAACCGAGCACGTCCAGAACGGAAGATTTTGCTAaccatcaatttaaaaaaattaagacagaTAGTAAAGGAGCTGAGCCGATTCCGCAGAAGGTCCATAGTCCTTTTCTTAATGAAGAGTCGCAGCAAGCTGCATCTCGAAGTGAAACAGGAGCTGGTCCAACTAGACCACTGCACGTTACTAAATCTTCTCATGACACTGGGCGCTCGAATATAACAGCGACGGAGAATCAACCAGATAGTTCACATGATTGGTCTTCGGAGCAACATGAATCTAGGGGCAATGTGGTTGGAAGGAGTGGAAAAGCAATAGATTCCGtagattcacaaaaaataaaatttcgaagAGCTCCGAACGATAAAGTGAAGTCAATGAGTTGCTGCCAAAGGGACCATGATGCATTTGAGAGGTCAGGACCGTCAGGTGCGTGGATATTTCCTTACGAACCCAGTAACCTTTGTATTACTTCGGGAGGGAAACAGGCAACGCATCTGATGGGATGCTGCAGTATCGAAACGAGTACATTGAGGGGGAAAATTAGGATGTCGATGCCTGAAAATGCTGGAGAG GACAATATTGTGAAGAGTCGCAAGAACAAAAGTTTCAGTGTGGGCGTGTGCGTACGGGGTTGCATAtcctag